From the Bdellovibrio reynosensis genome, one window contains:
- a CDS encoding quinone oxidoreductase family protein — protein sequence MQSKAIRFHSTGDVEVLKYESVEVPEPKDNEVTIRHEAIGLNFIDTYYRGGLYPVSLPSGLGNEAAGVIEKVGSAVNHLKVGDRVAYGQGPLGAYSQKRTMPAHHLVKIPEGISFEEAAAVMLKGLTVQYLFRQTYKIKEGETILFHAAAGGVGLIACQWAKALGVKLIGTVSSEEKAAIAKSHGAWATINYSKENVAEKVKVLTEGKKVPVVYDGVGKDTWETSLDCLSPRGLMVSFGNASGPVTGINLGILSQKGSLYVTRPSLGGYIDTPEKLQAASEEVFEMVLTKKIKIEINQHYPLKEAAKAHEALTSRKTTGATILIP from the coding sequence GTGCAAAGTAAAGCCATTCGTTTCCACAGCACTGGTGATGTTGAGGTTCTAAAGTATGAATCTGTTGAAGTTCCTGAACCGAAAGATAATGAAGTCACAATTCGCCACGAAGCCATCGGACTAAACTTCATCGACACTTATTATCGCGGTGGGCTTTACCCAGTCTCCTTACCAAGCGGCTTAGGAAACGAAGCCGCCGGAGTGATAGAGAAAGTAGGAAGTGCCGTTAATCACCTAAAAGTCGGCGATCGCGTGGCCTATGGACAAGGTCCTTTGGGAGCGTATTCGCAAAAGCGCACTATGCCAGCTCATCATTTAGTAAAAATCCCCGAAGGCATTTCTTTTGAAGAAGCCGCAGCAGTTATGTTGAAGGGTTTAACTGTTCAGTACCTCTTTCGCCAAACTTATAAAATCAAAGAGGGTGAAACGATTTTATTCCACGCGGCTGCGGGAGGCGTGGGATTGATTGCGTGCCAATGGGCAAAAGCTTTAGGAGTAAAACTTATTGGCACGGTTTCTTCCGAAGAAAAAGCGGCAATAGCAAAAAGCCACGGAGCCTGGGCCACAATCAACTACTCAAAAGAAAACGTCGCCGAAAAAGTAAAAGTGCTAACAGAAGGAAAAAAAGTTCCGGTCGTGTACGATGGTGTCGGCAAAGACACTTGGGAAACTTCTTTAGATTGCCTAAGCCCACGCGGACTCATGGTAAGCTTCGGCAACGCCTCAGGCCCTGTGACTGGAATCAACCTCGGCATTCTATCACAAAAAGGATCGTTGTATGTCACCCGCCCCAGCCTTGGCGGCTACATAGACACCCCAGAAAAACTTCAGGCCGCATCAGAAGAAGTTTTCGAAATGGTCCTGACTAAAAAAATAAAAATAGAAATCAACCAACACTACCCACTAAAAGAGGCAGCAAAAGCCCACGAAGCCCTAACATCACGGAAGACCACGGGAGCCACTATCCTCATTCCATAA
- a CDS encoding transporter substrate-binding domain-containing protein, producing MAQFSLVLVIIFSIATDFAFAQRKKKEGCERRYIVDMTDFAPIVIRTKGKLTGIAPDLISALRSKTGCIFIESEFSLPEIADKLVRGKSDIVLLAAKKSDIAATNFFVPLYTNTREIVVAKSVFVPNKTINDYIDDPRIKFAHLIGAWSTLDHEKETKLIKANRMIGIPGPEEAFGLLKEKRVQALLFTGIVNSYFIKKLEMENHSARVYDRTDKVEVGAILSTRRMNDDERRYMKLILDEIKADGTLLKILTKYVSYEDAKSRLK from the coding sequence ATGGCGCAGTTCAGTCTTGTCTTAGTTATTATTTTTAGCATTGCAACTGACTTTGCTTTTGCACAAAGAAAAAAGAAAGAGGGTTGCGAGCGTCGCTATATTGTCGACATGACTGACTTTGCGCCTATAGTGATTCGCACTAAAGGGAAGCTCACAGGAATTGCTCCGGATTTGATTAGCGCATTAAGATCTAAAACCGGCTGCATTTTTATTGAATCTGAATTCAGCCTGCCTGAAATCGCCGACAAGCTTGTTCGGGGGAAGTCAGATATCGTTTTACTTGCGGCAAAAAAATCTGACATCGCTGCCACAAACTTCTTTGTTCCTCTTTATACGAACACGCGTGAAATCGTAGTTGCTAAAAGTGTTTTCGTTCCCAATAAAACCATCAATGACTACATCGATGATCCAAGAATAAAATTTGCACACCTGATCGGTGCGTGGAGTACGCTAGATCACGAAAAAGAAACCAAACTTATAAAAGCAAATCGAATGATAGGAATTCCTGGCCCAGAGGAAGCTTTTGGTCTGCTTAAAGAAAAAAGGGTTCAAGCGCTTCTTTTTACAGGAATTGTAAATTCTTATTTTATTAAAAAACTAGAAATGGAAAATCACAGTGCCCGGGTCTATGACCGCACCGATAAGGTGGAGGTCGGCGCTATACTTTCAACGCGACGAATGAATGACGATGAAAGAAGATATATGAAGCTTATCTTAGATGAAATTAAAGCCGATGGGACGCTTTTAAAAATTTTGACGAAATATGTGTCATACGAAGATGCCAAATCAAGGCTGAAATAA